From Acidimicrobiales bacterium, the proteins below share one genomic window:
- the mscL gene encoding large conductance mechanosensitive channel protein MscL, translating to MLREFKAFVMRGNVLDLAVAVILGVAFNAVVQAFADGILMNLIAAFFGQPDFNQITTDVGDGRLLTGAFLTAVVRFVIIAFALFLVVKAFNALQERRRRGVAAPDEAPTPTEEVVLLTEIRDLLRTQPGRAV from the coding sequence ATGCTGAGAGAGTTCAAGGCCTTCGTCATGCGGGGGAACGTACTGGACCTCGCCGTCGCGGTGATCCTCGGAGTGGCCTTCAACGCCGTCGTGCAGGCCTTCGCCGACGGGATCCTCATGAACCTGATCGCCGCGTTCTTCGGCCAGCCCGACTTCAACCAGATCACCACCGACGTGGGCGACGGCCGGCTGCTGACCGGCGCGTTCCTCACCGCCGTCGTCCGGTTCGTCATCATCGCGTTCGCCCTGTTCCTCGTGGTCAAGGCGTTCAACGCGCTCCAGGAGCGGCGCCGCCGGGGGGTGGCCGCGCCCGACGAGGCGCCGACGCCGACCGAGGAGGTCGTGCTGCTCACCGAGATCCGCGACCTGCTGCGCACCCAGCCCGGCCGGGCCGTCTGA
- a CDS encoding aldo/keto reductase, with protein MRHVEVGGARVSAIGLGTWQFGSREWGYGEEYAERTAGAIVARALDLGINLIDTAEVYAFGRSERIVGEAIAGRRDDVFLATKLFPVAPVAPVVVQRGRASARRLGVDVIDLYQVHWPNPVVPLGTTMDGMARLVDDGVVRHVGVSNFDADRWRRAEAALGRPVLADQVAYSLVHRDPERDVLPHAAAAGRLVIAHSPLAQGLLSGRYDGRVSPSGIRAANPLFLPENLERAQPLLGALQAIGVAHGATPAQVALAWVIRRPNVVAIPGASSVAQVESNAAAADLDLTDEEDARLTAASDAFRPIRGPGAWARLLRLGPRRP; from the coding sequence GTGCGCCACGTCGAGGTCGGCGGGGCGCGGGTATCGGCCATCGGGCTCGGCACCTGGCAGTTCGGGTCGCGTGAGTGGGGCTACGGCGAGGAGTACGCCGAGCGGACGGCCGGCGCCATCGTCGCCCGCGCCCTCGACCTCGGCATCAACCTCATCGACACCGCCGAGGTCTACGCGTTCGGGCGGTCGGAGCGCATCGTGGGCGAGGCGATCGCCGGCCGCCGGGACGACGTGTTCCTCGCCACCAAGCTGTTCCCGGTGGCGCCCGTCGCGCCGGTCGTCGTGCAGCGGGGCCGGGCCAGCGCCCGCCGGCTGGGCGTGGACGTCATCGACCTCTACCAGGTGCACTGGCCGAACCCGGTGGTGCCGCTGGGCACGACGATGGACGGGATGGCCCGGCTGGTCGACGACGGCGTCGTCCGCCACGTCGGGGTCAGCAACTTCGACGCCGACCGCTGGCGCCGGGCCGAGGCCGCGCTCGGCCGGCCCGTGCTCGCCGACCAGGTCGCCTACAGCCTGGTCCATCGGGACCCGGAGCGGGACGTGCTGCCCCACGCGGCCGCCGCCGGGCGGCTCGTGATCGCGCACAGCCCGCTGGCCCAGGGCCTCCTCTCCGGGCGCTACGACGGCCGGGTGTCGCCGTCGGGCATCCGGGCGGCCAACCCGCTGTTCCTGCCCGAGAACCTCGAGCGGGCCCAGCCCCTGCTCGGCGCGCTCCAGGCCATCGGCGTCGCGCACGGCGCCACCCCGGCCCAGGTGGCGCTGGCCTGGGTCATCCGCCGGCCGAACGTGGTGGCCATCCCGGGCGCCAGCAGCGTCGCCCAGGTCGAGTCGAACGCGGCGGCCGCCGACCTCGACCTCACCGACGAGGAGGACGCCCGCCTCACGGCCGCGTCCGACGCCTTCCGCCCGATCCGGGGCCCGGGCGCCTGGGCCAGGCTGCTGCGCCTCGGGCCACGCCGCCCCTAG
- a CDS encoding TrkA family potassium uptake protein, which produces MRVVIAGGGNVGNFIASELLAAGHEVLIMEVDPDRVANAVAAGEPKGAAWLAGDACEVSELAKATPETADVVAAVTGDDEDNLVISLLSKQEFGVPRVVARVNNPKNQWMFNDSWGVDVAVSTPHLITALVQEAVSVGSLVRLLTFEGGRARLVEVTLAAGSPAADRAILDLGLPRDSTVVAVVREEHVVVPRGDTRLSAGDEVLVLVTPEAEDDVRQLLVGS; this is translated from the coding sequence ATGCGGGTCGTGATCGCCGGCGGTGGCAACGTCGGCAACTTCATCGCCTCCGAGCTGCTCGCCGCCGGGCACGAGGTGCTCATCATGGAGGTCGACCCCGACCGGGTGGCCAACGCCGTCGCCGCCGGCGAGCCGAAGGGCGCGGCCTGGCTGGCCGGCGACGCCTGCGAGGTGTCCGAGCTGGCGAAGGCCACCCCGGAGACGGCCGACGTGGTCGCCGCCGTCACCGGCGACGACGAGGACAACCTCGTGATCTCGCTGCTGTCGAAGCAGGAGTTCGGCGTGCCCCGGGTCGTCGCCCGGGTGAACAACCCGAAGAACCAGTGGATGTTCAACGACAGCTGGGGGGTCGACGTCGCCGTGTCGACGCCGCACCTGATCACCGCGCTGGTGCAGGAGGCGGTGTCGGTCGGCTCGCTCGTCCGGCTGCTGACCTTCGAGGGCGGGCGGGCCCGGCTGGTCGAGGTCACCCTGGCCGCCGGCTCGCCGGCCGCCGACCGCGCCATCCTCGACCTCGGCCTGCCGCGCGACTCGACCGTCGTCGCCGTCGTGCGCGAGGAGCACGTCGTGGTGCCCCGGGGCGACACCCGCCTGTCGGCGGGCGACGAGGTGCTCGTGCTCGTCACCCCCGAGGCCGAGGACGACGTCCGCCAGCTGCTGGTGGGCAGCTGA
- a CDS encoding sugar transferase encodes MSWRVRKRLFDLVVGGLLAILATPVIAALAAVTAVSLRSWPFFVQERITEGGRHRRFYKLRTLPKHTPPYALKRSLEMNLPRIPLLLRRLHLDELPQLYLVALGRLSLVGPRPKMPDAFEPVDPVYGELRVLVPQGCTGLWQVGSHTDELPHETPDYDFFYLRYGCLRMDVWVLWRTLRHMLGMNRPVVLDDVPAWVRGSGYVEPDLLEAVPEASVVGRSYLDQPEPATYALDA; translated from the coding sequence TTGAGCTGGCGTGTACGGAAGAGGCTGTTCGACCTGGTCGTCGGCGGGCTCCTCGCCATCCTCGCCACCCCGGTGATCGCCGCGTTGGCGGCCGTCACCGCGGTGTCGCTGCGGTCGTGGCCGTTCTTCGTGCAGGAGCGGATCACCGAGGGCGGCCGGCACCGCCGCTTCTACAAGCTGCGCACGCTGCCGAAGCACACGCCGCCTTACGCGCTGAAGCGGTCGCTCGAGATGAACCTCCCCCGGATCCCGCTGCTCCTGCGCCGCCTGCACCTCGACGAGCTCCCGCAGCTGTACCTCGTCGCCCTCGGCCGGCTGAGCCTCGTCGGGCCCCGGCCGAAGATGCCCGACGCGTTCGAGCCCGTCGACCCGGTGTACGGCGAGCTGCGGGTGCTCGTGCCCCAGGGCTGCACCGGCCTCTGGCAGGTGGGCTCGCACACCGACGAGCTGCCCCACGAGACGCCGGACTACGACTTCTTCTACCTCCGCTACGGCTGCCTGCGGATGGACGTGTGGGTGCTGTGGCGGACGTTGCGGCACATGCTCGGGATGAACCGCCCCGTCGTACTCGACGACGTGCCGGCCTGGGTGCGAGGCTCCGGGTACGTGGAGCCCGACCTGCTGGAGGCGGTGCCCGAGGCGAGCGTCGTCGGCCGGTCGTACCTCGACCAGCCCGAGCCCGCCACCTACGCCCTCGACGCCTGA
- a CDS encoding TIGR01777 family oxidoreductase, with product MDVAVTGSTGLIGSALVASLERDGHRVRRVSRRADAGPGTVRWDPERGELDGAALAGVDAVVHLAGEGIGDHRWSDEHKRRVLDSRVKGTTLVAETMAALDPRPSVLVSASAIGYYGDRGDERLTEESAPGEGFLADVVRQWEGATGAAEAAGIRVAHIRTGLVLARSGGALAPMLPLFRFGLGGRLGSGRQWWSWI from the coding sequence GTGGACGTCGCCGTGACCGGGTCGACGGGGCTGATCGGCAGCGCGCTCGTCGCGTCCCTCGAGCGGGACGGGCACCGGGTCCGGCGGGTGAGCCGGCGGGCCGACGCCGGCCCGGGGACGGTGCGCTGGGACCCCGAGCGGGGCGAGCTCGACGGGGCCGCGCTCGCCGGCGTGGACGCCGTCGTCCACCTGGCCGGGGAGGGCATCGGCGACCATCGCTGGAGCGACGAGCACAAGCGGCGGGTGCTCGACAGCCGGGTGAAGGGCACCACGCTCGTGGCCGAGACGATGGCGGCCCTCGACCCCCGGCCGTCGGTGCTCGTCAGCGCCTCGGCCATCGGCTACTACGGCGACCGGGGCGACGAGCGCCTCACCGAGGAGAGCGCGCCGGGCGAGGGCTTCCTGGCCGACGTGGTGAGGCAGTGGGAGGGGGCGACGGGCGCAGCCGAGGCCGCCGGCATCCGCGTCGCCCACATCAGGACCGGGCTGGTGCTCGCCCGGTCCGGCGGCGCGCTGGCCCCGATGCTGCCGCTGTTCCGCTTCGGGCTCGGGGGCCGCCTCGGGTCGGGCCGCCAGTGGTGGAGCTGGATC
- a CDS encoding TrkA family potassium uptake protein produces MHVVVVGCGRVGSGLATALDKGGHSVAVVDRQAKAFRRLPDDFGGDRVIGVGFDRDRLREAGIDRADAVAAVTNGDNSNIVVARVAREVFAIERVVARIYDARRAAIYERLGIPTIATVQWTTDRVLRRILPDEAGVEWVDPSARVSLVERPIPAAWVGQRLSALELPGRARVVAFSRLGVSELPSADVVVQEGDVAYVAVSGDLATVDAHLSGPQGQGGH; encoded by the coding sequence GTGCACGTCGTCGTCGTGGGATGCGGGCGGGTCGGCTCGGGCCTGGCCACCGCCCTCGACAAGGGCGGGCACTCGGTGGCCGTCGTGGACCGCCAGGCGAAGGCCTTCCGCCGCCTCCCGGACGACTTCGGCGGCGACCGGGTCATCGGGGTCGGCTTCGACCGCGACCGCCTGCGTGAGGCCGGCATCGACCGGGCCGACGCCGTCGCCGCCGTCACCAACGGCGACAACTCGAACATCGTCGTCGCCCGGGTGGCTCGCGAGGTGTTCGCCATCGAGCGGGTCGTGGCCCGCATCTACGACGCCCGCCGGGCCGCCATCTACGAGCGCCTCGGCATCCCGACGATCGCCACCGTGCAGTGGACGACCGACCGGGTGCTGCGCCGCATCCTCCCCGACGAGGCCGGCGTCGAGTGGGTCGACCCGAGCGCCCGCGTCTCGCTCGTCGAGCGCCCCATCCCGGCCGCCTGGGTCGGCCAGCGCCTCTCGGCGCTCGAGCTGCCCGGCCGGGCCAGGGTGGTCGCCTTCAGCCGGCTGGGGGTGAGCGAGCTGCCGTCGGCCGACGTGGTCGTGCAGGAGGGCGACGTCGCCTACGTGGCCGTGAGCGGCGACCTCGCCACCGTCGACGCCCACCTGTCCGGGCCGCAGGGCCAAGGAGGCCACTGA